The following nucleotide sequence is from Acidovorax radicis.
CCCGCCGTGTTTCGGGAACGTTGATGCCTACGAGTATTCCTGCATTGGCTTCCGCCAGCTTGACAAAGTCGCTCAAGGTTAGTGGTATGCAGCCAATGTTGAGGAGGCATCACTGGGAAGTCGTCCACAGGTCGATCCACCACTTACGGGTCTGCAAACCAGTTCAGCGTGCTTTTCAACGAAGTCGATATAAGTCTGTCGCGAATCGGCGAAGCGGTTTTACAAGTCAATACGCGGTGAACCGAGCAGTAGAGTTGTCGGCTCCGAGGACCAAACGGCCATTCGAGGTGTTTAGGGCCAGTGGTGGCGGTTATCCCCGTTCGTACGCGGGCCCCAAATTACTCAGATCAGCCCAAAGCTGAAACAACAAGGGCGGCTCTGCAGCGATTACCACCGGTGGTGTGCGCTCCGTCAATTCACGGTGACGACCGCAGTGCAGTCGTTGAAAGCCCTCGACACATATCGAGCGCGATGACCGGTCGCCGGCAATGGCATACAGAGTCGACGGTGACAGTGGTCATGACGGGTTCAGAGCGTTGTTGTTGAGACATCTTGAGCGTGAGCCCATGTCTCTGCACGCTGGCAACAAGGGGAGGTTAACGCGGCACGCATGCCGGTCAGGTACTGGAAATCGGCGGCGCAATCAACTTGCATCAGCGCGGTCAATCCCGTACGCTGCCTCGACGTCCACACGCAACGCCCGAGCCCATGCGGGCCGCCGGGCCGGCCTTCCGGACGTGCAAAGGAGTCCAGCCATGCCAAGCCGATCGAACGGCCTCGCGGCCGAAATGAAAGCAGTGCGAACGCTGGCGCTGGTGGGCGCCGCGGCCGCCGGCAAGACCTCGCTGGCCGAGGCCTTGCTGTACAAGGCGGGTGCCATCGGGGCGTGCGGCAGCATCGAGCGCGGTAGCACCGTCAGCGACCACGACCCGCTCGAGCGCCGCATGCTGCATTCGCTCAATGCCTCGGTGATGCATCTCACGCATGCCGCCACGCGCATCCACCTCATCGACACGCCCGGCGGCCCCGACTTCCTCGGCCAGAGCCTGCCCGCGCTGGAGGCAGTCGAAACGGTGGCGGTGGTCATCAATGCCGCCACCGGCATCGAGCCGATGGCGGTGCGCATGATGGACTACGCAGCCTCGCGCCACCTCACCCGCATGATCATCGTCAACAAGATCGACGCGCAGGGCGTCTCGCTGACCGGCCTGCTGGCCGACATCCAGGCGACCTTCGGCCGCGAATGCCTGCCGCTGAACGTGCCGGACGGGGTCGGCAGGCAGGTGATCGACTGCTTCTTCAACCGCTTCGGGCGCTCCGACTTCGGCCCCGTCGAAGCAGCGCACCGCGCACTGGTCGAGCAGGTGGTCGAGGTCGACGCGGCCTTCGTCGATCGCTACCTCGAGGAAGGCGACGTGGACCCGTCCGAGCTGCACGCGCCGCTCGAGCAGGCGCTGCGCGAAGGCCACCTGATCCCGGTCTGCTTCACCTCGTCGCGCAGCGGCGCCGGCGTGGCCGAGCTGCTGGACGTGATCGTCAAGCTCCTGCCCGACCCGACCGAGGCCAACCCGCCGGAATTCATCGTTGGCGAAGGCGCACAGGCCATGCCCATGAAGGCCAAGCCTGACCCGACGCTGCACGTGCTGGCGCATGTGTTCAAGATCACGATAGACCCCTTTGTCGGCAAGATGGGCATCTTCCGCGTGCACCAGGGCACGGTCACGCGTGACAGCCAGCTCTACATCGGCGACGGCCGCAAGCCCTTCAAGGTGGGGCACCTGTTCATGCTCCAGGGCAAGGACCATGTTGAGGTGTCGCACGCGGCGCCGGGCGACATCGTGGCGGTGGCCAAGGTCGAGGAGATCCATTTCGATGCCGTGTTGCACGATGCAGCGCAAGACAGCCATGTGCATCTTGCACCGCTGCCGTTCCCGGTGCCGGTGTACGGCCTGGCCGTGGAGCCCAAGCGGCATGGCGACGAGCAGCGCGCCTGGGAGATTTTGGGCAAGCTCGTAGCCGAAGACCCATGCCTGCGCATCGAGCATGTGGCCGCGACCAACGAGACGGTGCTCTACGGGCTTGGCGAGCTGCACCTGCGCATCGTGCTCGAACGCCTGCGCGAGGTTTACCGCTTCGAGGTCCAAACGCGGCCACCGCGCATCGCCTACCGCGAGACTGTGACCGCGCCGGCCGAGGGCCACTACCGCCACAAGAAGCAGAGCGGCGGAGCCGGCCAGTTCGCCGAAGTCTTCCTGCGCATCGAGCCGCTCGCGCGCGGCGCGGGCTTCGAGTTCTCCGACGAAGTCAGGGGCGGCACGATCCCGGGCCAGTTCATCCCCGCCGTCGAAAAAGGCGTGCGCGAGGTGCTGGCGTGCGGCGCGATCGCCGGCTACCCAGTGGTCGATGTGCGCGTCGTGGTGTACGACGGCAAGCACCACAGCGTGGACAGCAAGGACATCGCCTTCGCGACCGCCGGCCGCAATGCCTTCATGGCGGCGATTCGCGAGGCCCGGCCGGCTGTGCTCGAGCCGATTGTCCAGATCGAGATCGCCGTGCCCGAGCATTCCGTGGGCGACGTCACGAGCGACCTGTCGTTGCGGCGCGGCCTGGTCACCGGCACATCGGGCCTGGGGGCCGGCACCGTGGCCATCGGCGGTCAGGTGCCAGAGGCCGAGCTGGCCGACTACCAGTCGCGGCTCAATGCGATGACCAGCGGCCAGGGCCGCTACACCATCGCGTTGTCGCACTACGAGATCCGCCGCGAGGCCTCGTGCCACGTAGATCGCCTGGTGCCACGGGATTACGGAACCAGGCGACCACATCAGATCGGGCTTTTCTGCCAGACGGACCGCGCGCCCAAGAACATCACGAGCCCACTCAAGGTCTTCCGGAGTGCGCCCGTCTCGGAAGTTGAGCGTGATGGCCGCAGTAGCAGCGACCGCACCTCGACGCATGCCCAATTGCTCTTCCTCGTTCCCGTCGTTCGAGAGCTCGAACAAGTCGCTGGTGTCAGCCTCCCTGGCCGACGCGATGGCCTCGTCGACGGTGTAGGTGTCACCCAGTGACTTCTCTTCGAAGGACTTGGACGCCCACGTCCAAAGGCCCATCTGTCTAAGCTGCTTAGATGCCTCTTCGGCCCTAGCGACGTTTTCAGGTTTCGCGGCAGAGGGGCTGATGTGGACAATTGCTACCTCGTCTGAATCCCCTTTGGCGCGGAACGCTTGATAGTTTTTCGGATCCGCCAGCTCGGCATATTCGAGGGCCTGAGCTGTGAGGTGCTCCCCTGCTTTCGGAATGCCGTCAGATCTTAGGTCATCGATGTGCGCGACCGAAGTCAGCTGGCTAAGGCCAATCGGCTGGCTAAGCTGACGAGCACGAACACGCGCCAGGTCGAGCAGCGTGCGCTGCCGTTCAATCGCGCTTTGGCCACTCTCGTTGTAGCCGCCCCGCCGCCACCAATGCTCGATCAGATCGACTTCGGATTGGGGCGCGAATGTCGGGGCGCTGGGGTCAGCTACATAACTCTGATTCAGAACCTTCGCAAAGAAGGGACGTCGGACGACCTCTTGCACCTGGGCTGATCCGAACAGAAGCGGCCTTAGATGTGGCTTGGCTTCTGCTAGTGTCTCCGCCTCTTCGTCGCTCAGCTGACTAACGTCAAGTGTCTCGACTTTCAGAACATCAAGAAAGTCACCCAACCAAATGCGAAGCACTTCAATGCCGGTGTCGCGGAGCGAGACGACCACGCGCCACTTTTTGAGCAACGGCGACTCCACGATGGTGCGGACCACATCCAGGATGACGGGCTGGTTTACTTTTTCGATCCGATCGATTGCATCGATGAAGAGTATGGGAGTACCTACGGCCCCGACCTCCACGAGAAGTTTTTCCAAAGGAGCGCCTGACAGGCCCTGTGAGGTTGCGTAGCTGATCCAACTGGTGCCTTCGAGCTGCTCGGCTTTGAGGAAGAGGACCGGCCCACGTTCTAGCGCGCGCTCTACCGCCCGCCTCACCACAACTGACTTTCCACTTCCTGGCAGTCCACGAATCTGAACTAGGCGGGCCATGGTTAACTTCGCGCTCAGAGTCTCAAGGAGCGAAGTTCGGTCGAGTTGCGTTCCACCAATATCATGAGGAATGAGGTTTACGTAGCTCTTTGCGATCTCCGTTAACTTGTCGAGGTCTACCGGAACGATCATCTTCAACTGTTCACTCATAGCCACCAGTTGCTCTTGGTGGCCTGTCGCATGAGCCTGAACTATCGCCGCAGTGCCAGGATCACGAACAGCCCCCATGATGCTGGCCTTCAGCACAGCTACCGCGAGCGTGATCACCGATTCGGCGTGTTGGCGATCCTCATGTGAGTTCAGCATGTAGCTTGCGACGAGTGCCTCATGGTCATCTCGATGAACTTCCCCCCCCCGTCAGCTTGGCCTTCGTAACTACCTTGAGAAGGCGCTGAACATTCGTCTGCGAAAGCCATTCCTGAACATGCGGCTTCTTGAACCAGTCCGGTCGAATCGCGGCCGCTCCTATCTCCACCAAAGCACGCTTCCACCACGGGTGTTCCAGATCGACGGCGCCCAATCTGTTCAGGGCATCGTCGAGGATTCTTTCTGCTTGGTCGACAGGGACGGCCTCCGGGACTATTCCAGCAGAGCGTTCTGCATAAAGTTGCTTGCCCTTTGGCAGCAAGGCTCCCACAACGGAGGTAAAAAGCCTGAACACGGTTGCTGTAAAGCTCATGAAAAGTAGATTCCTTTTGCTCCAGCGAATGACAACGTGCCAAGTGACCCCGATGCGCAACGTCTAGTCGTGCTTGTCGCTGAGCCTTCATAAGTATGCGGTTGAGCTTACCAGTGCGTCGGATGAGGTGTACGTTTTCATCAGCCCACAGCTGGGAAGCGCTTGTACCAAGGCCCCATACCGACTTGTTTGCGGCGCCACTTGAACGAAATCATTGCAGCCTGAATGATCGTCATTTGGCTGACTTAAGTGGCGGGTTTGGAGTGACCAGCTCGAAAGCTGAACGGCTGCTATCAGCCTGAACCTGCCGCGACCTAGGCAGGCTCTGCAGTGATAGCCAATCATATTGCTCTGTTGCGCGTAGCCATCAGCGCGATGACGCCTGTATATACACAACACCCTCTGGGTCAACACAGAGTTGGAGTGTCCTGAAACACCTTCAAACTACTTGAGTTCGCGTCCCATCAGGAGTGCGTTTTCAATTCGAATGCGGCTTGCCTCGCGGATCCTCTGCATGCCCAACTCGCGAGCCATTGCAACCACAGATTCTTGTTCGGAGAGCCCTCGGTGCAACACCCAGCGGGCAAGCGACAAAAGCTCCGCCGTACAAATTTCTTCGACGCTCCGTGCGCTGTCGTCGTCCGTTGGACGACGGAAAGGTATTTCTTGGCACGGCTCAATTTCACGAGGCCAGTAGAAGGTCCCACCGGTCTCTTCTGTGGCTTTAAAGATCTGTCGCGCGACCTTCTCGATCCGTTCCTGAATTCGACTACCCGTTCGTTGAAAACCGTGAGCCCGCGCGATGCGTCGGGCCAGAACCGTATCTAGAACAGGTCCCTCGCGCGTCACTATCCACTCGACCATCTCCTGTAACACCGCGTCATAGCTGGGCTCGTAGAACAAGTCAGCAGAGATCGTGTTGGCGGATACTGCATCGCTGGGTTGCGATGCCTGAAAGCGGGGATCTGTTTGGTCGTCAGGAGCCTTGTTTTTCGCTACTGACAAAGGCGAAGCCGCGCGTGCATAGACAACCTCTGTCTGCGCTGTGGTTTCCAACGGAGCGCTGACGGGGGGCAGTCGAAGGCCCGATGCGGCGCGTGCAATTGCTGCTTCGACCTCGTTGATCACGTCAAGGCTCGGCGTGACATCTGGACCACTCGGCTCGGTGAGTGGCTCGTCAGGTCGCTCGATGACTTCATTGGCTCGCTGTCCCCGGTCTTTCTCAAGCAGTTCAGTTAGCGCTGCGTGTACACGCTCCAGGGTGCCGCCCGGATTCACCCACCAGTCAGTAGACCAGATGCGCACGATTTCCCAGCCAAGTCCGCGTAGCACCTGTTCGCGCAATTTGTCCCGGTCGCGTGCGGTGGCGGAGCGGTGGTAGGTTGCCCCGTCACACTCCACCCCCGCTAGATAGCGACCCGGAAAGTCAGGGTGCACCACGCCCAGGTCCACGCGGAACGACGAAGCGCCAATCTGGGTGTGCACCTGCCAACCCTTGCGTCCCAGCGCAGTGGCCACACCGGCTTCGAAAGGACTATCAAAATCACCCTGACTGCCGTGGTGCGCTTCGGCCAGCGCGCGCGGGCCGAGTTCTGCAAACTCCAGAAAGTGCTTCAGGTCGCGTACGCCGTTCGCCTTGGTGCGCGACAGGTCCATCTGTTCTCCACGGAGGCTAGAAAACACGCGCAATTCATGCCGGGCGCGCGTCACTGCCACATTCAGGCGCCGCTCACCGCCGTCGCGGTTCAGTGGGCCGAAGTTCATCGACACGGTACCGGCCATGTCAGGCCCGTAGGTGATCGAGAAATACATGATGTCGCGCTCGTCACCTTGCACACTCTCCAAGTTCTTCACGAACACCGGTTCGAGTTCCATTTCCGAAAAGTAGGGCTCCAAGCCGGGGTCTTTGCGGCGCTCATCGTCAAGCAAGTCTTCGATCAGTCCCTGCTGTTCGGAGTTGAACGTCACTACACCAATGGTCAGGCCGGACTCCCGGAAGCCCGGGCGCTTGAGTCTGCCCACGAGATCGGCCACCAGTGCCTGGGCCTCTGGTTGATTGATGCGGGCACCGCCTTTTTCATAGCGCCCCTTCACCAGGTGGAAGCTGACGGCGCGGTCGTCTGTGACGGGTGACGGAAAAGTGACGAGACCACCCCCGTAGTAGCGGTGGTTGCTGAAGGCGATCAGGCTTTCATGGCGCGAGCGGTAGTGCCAAGACAGATTGCGCGTGGGCAGGCTGGCACCCAGGCACTCGTCAAGGATGCTCTCCAGATCGCCCTCGACGACGTCATCGTCACCATCAGTGCCTTCGCTGCGGCCGAAGAAGTTAGTGGGGGGCAATTGTTTCGGATCACCCACCATCACCACCTGCTTGCCCCGAGCCATGGCACCGATGGCGTCCCACACCGGAATTTGTGAGGCCTCGTCGAACACCACGAGGTCGAAGTTGCTGGCTTCGGCCGAGAGGTACTGAGCGATCGACAACGGACTCATCAGCAGGCAAGGGGTCAGCCGCAACACTACCGATGGAATTTCTTGCAACAGCTGGCGCAGCGGTTTGTGCTGCTTTTTCTTGGTGATCTCGTGGCGCAGAATGCCCCATTCACTGTTGCGTTGGATGCTGTCGGTCGCTGGCAGGTTGGCACATAGCTTCGCGCGAATCCATTCACGGGACACCTTGGTGAACTCGTCATCCAGGGCGCGGAACTCCTGAATGCGAAGCTCATGCTCGGCAGAGACAAATCGCTTGAGAACCGAGTCTTCGTCCACCGCTTCCGCGAGCCACCAGCGGGCATAGTTCACTTCGAATGCGGCGGGCACCTGCGCCGAGGTCACATCACCTGCCTCGATTGCGCCCACCAGTGCCGGGAGCCCTGCATTGCGTGCATCGACCTGAGCATGGCGCCAGGCGCACCATGCGTGCAGGCCCTGATGATGAGACTCCAATTGCTCCGCCATCTCAGCCAGCACCACGGGCTCAAGGTCTGCGAACGAGCGGCGGACAGTGTCTGGCTGCGCTGCGTTGTTGCAAAACTGTTCTGTCGCACTGTTGAGGTCTGCCAGCTTCGCCATGATCCCGTGACAGGCTTGCCCAATCACGCCGGAGTCACCCAGTTCGGCGCGACGCGTTGCGAGCACCTGGTACAAGCTGCGACGCGCTTCAGCTACGGCAGAAGAAGCCAGTCCAAGGCCAGACAGGCCAGCCTTCAGCGAGGCATGGAACTTCAGCGCTCGCTCGATCCCGTCGCTGTCGGTATCCAATGCATTCCAGACCCCTGGGCATTCGGTAGCGAGACCAGTCATGGAAAGCAGCCGTGCCTCCACCGCACTGCGTCTCTGCAACTGCTCATGCTGCTGTTGTAGTGCTGTGCCGCATCGCCCGTCGCCCACCTCCTGATGCGGTGTCTGCAGCATGCCCCTTTGAAGCAAGATCGATCGCTCGCGTTCAAATGCGAGCGCTGAACGAAGAACTGCGGAATCGGTGTTGTGCCCTTGCCAAAGTCCGTGGCTGCTTTCCGAGAGCGGTGCACACTCGGTCAGGCGATGGTCCAGATCTAACAAGGCCTTCAGGCGTTGAACTTCGCGTGTCCAGCGCTCGCCGCAGTATCCCTCAGATGCTGCGTCCAAGCCCTCGAGCTTAAATGGCTTATGCATGCGTGCGGCATGCAGAGCGATGTTGGCTTTTAAGGCGCTGCGAGCGTGATCAACCCGGGTCTTGATGCCAGACCACAAGCCTTCAGCAGCAGCACCCGGATTCAGTTGTTGGACTTCTTCACGTAGGCCCTTGATGCGTACGAGCGCAGAAAGATCATCGGCGACACGCGGTTCACCGGTGCCATCGATGACTCCTTCAAGCGCACTGCGCACTTTTCGCTTGCCTAGCCAAGACATCGGCCAGAGCGCCTTTTCGGCCTTGGCCCAATCGCGCTGCAGCTGAGACACATTGAGCTGTCCGACACCTGATCCGTACTTCACGGAAAGACCCGTGCGTAGTTGATTCATTTCCTCGATCAACTGGACCCCGCGCTCGATCTCATCGCTGACCGCAGGTGGCCAGGGCGCTGCAAGTTCCGCGTGCAGGTTTCGGTGCTTGTCGAGCAAGTCGAGCGCATGAGACAGGCGAGTTTGCAGCTCGACCGGCCACGGAGCGGACATTTTCGAGGAGATCTCCCGGTGTTGGCCGAGCAGATCATTTCCGTTTTTCAAGGCGGCACAGATGGTCTCACTGTCCGGCAGCGCGAAGAAACTCCAGTCTTGAGAAGACGCCTGAGGCAAGGCTTTGGCAAGTACACCGAGCGCTGAGCGGGTTTGACGGTGCAGCGTTGGCCATTCCATGCCTAGAAGTTGCCCCAGGTTTAGCGCTGCGGCCTGGAAGTCACGACTGGAGGTTTGCAGTGTCTGTGCGGACCTGACCATTTCCTGTTGCCACTTGGCGGACCATTCCGTGCCGTGCACTGGCACCAGGGGGCCGGTCAGCAACTGATCAGGGTTCACAGCCGCAGCGTTGGCCTGCAACCTACCGGCGAGATTTCGCAGTTCGGTCAGTGCAGCCTCATCATGCGCACGCGGAGAGGCCCAGCTGAATCGCAGGTCAGGTAACGCATCGCCTCCAACGACACACCCGATGGCTTTGAAGATCGTCCAACCGTTGCGGTGGCGGTGGTGAAGGCGCTCAACATAGGTGGACAGTTGCTCGCGTACTTGACCCAATTGCCGCGCCTTGGCTTCCCAGGTGGCTGCGTCCACCTCACCTTTGGACTCCCAGGACTTCTGGAGCTGGCTCAGCACGTCGAGCTTGCGACTCTTGTTTGAATGCAATTCGAGGCAGAACTCCCCCAGCCCGACTTCCCGCAGGCGGCGGAAGACGACATCCAGCGCTGCGATCTTTTCAGCCACGAAAAGTACGCGTTTGTTCTCAGCCAGACATTGGGCGATCAGGTTGGCGATGGTCTGGCTCTTGCCGGTTCCTGGCGGACCGATCAACACGAAGTCCTTGCCTCTGGCAGCAGCCATCACGGCAGACAGCTGGGACGAGTCTGCGGGGAGTGGGCTGAACACCTGCTGCGGTGGGTAGTCAGTGTCCAGCCTCCGGGTCTCGGGGAAGGGCGTTGCGGATGGGTAGGGTTCGCGCGGCGAGTCGATCAGGTGTGCCACCACTGGCGACTTGCGCAAGTCGTCGGTGCGATCTGACAAGTCCTTCCACATCAGGTACTTGGCAAAGGAGAACATCGACAACACGACGTCTTCGCTGACCTCCCAGCCTCGAATATCTTTGATGGCGCTGCGAACGCGCTTCCAGATGCCTGCTATGTCCAGACCTGACTCATCACGTGGAAGGTCGCCAGCGGCAATGCCCAACTCCAATTGGAAGTCCTGTCGAAGCATTTCGACCAGCGTCGGATTAAACAGCGCCTCATCTTCGTGTTCTTGCAGCGTGAACCCCGAACGGGCGCTTTTGCGGTTCAGCGTGATCGGCAGCAGGATCAAGGGCGCCTTGACCCGAGCATCTGGCTTATCAGGTCGGGTCCAGACCAGGAACCCGAGCGCAATGAAAAGGGTGTTGGAACCACCTTCTTGCATCGCATTGCGGGCGCCTCGATACAACTCAACCAGGCGTCCTTCCAGTTCTTGATCTTCCAGCCGAATGAATACCTCACGGTGCTTCAGGGCGTCCTTTGCATGCGCCTTCCGGAGGTCTTCAAGGCTTCTTGCCTCGTGTAATTGCTGGCTACGAGGGTCTTGACCTTGCATGAGTGCTGGGCTGGGCAGCAGCTTGATCGTTTGCCCGTCTGCCAGGGTGTCTTCCAGTTCTGGCGCTGCCACGTCCAGCAGCAACGCCTTCTTCCCCTGCTTGAAATTCAACAACGTGTTTCGTAGTGACAGATCGAGTAGTTTGCGCTGCCACCGGGCCAGTCTGTCTTTGGGATCGAGTTCAGATGTCGGCGTATCGGTGATGGCATCTTCGGGCAGGTCTGGGGCATCTTCAATGCCGATCGTTCCTTCTGGCTCAACCTCAACTGGTACAGCCTCTGCGACGGCGTGCCCCTGCGCCAGCGGCTTGATGCGCGACATGCGCGCGCGTTTCACGTCGATGACCAGTTCAAACTTGTCTTCTTCATCTTCCGACAACTGACGGTTTGCGTTGGCGATGGCCTGGCTGAAACTCACTGCTTGGCTCTGCGCCGCCAGCGTTGTTTCGAAAACCAACATCTCCTGCAACTTCAAACGCTTTCTCACCGCCGTGATGTCATCGACCACAGAGGTAGAAAACTCTTCGTCCCGCAGCCACACGCCGACAAATGCGTGACCGTGTGTGAATATCAGCAAGGGGTTGAGGTGCGCCTGCTCCAGACATGCTGCGAACATCAGCGCAAGATCTAGGCAGGTGGCTAAGCCGCCATCGAGCACCTGCGAAGGGCTGCGAACCTTCTGCCCAGTGTGCTCAAAACTGGCGGGCGGCAGCGCGTAGTTGAGCTTGCGCTGCAGCACTGCAGCCCAGATACCCGACGCCAGCTCCCATGCCCGTTTCGAGCCATGGGTGTAGCCATCGATCGACCCTGACTTTCCTCCCGTCTGCAATGCCAAGGCGGCACCTTTGAGCAACCGGTCGATAGCCTGGTCGTTCGGCTGCACGAATGCCGCCACCATCTCTGGCAAGTGACCAATGCCGCCCCATTGATTTCGCGCCAGAAGTTCTACAGCGGACTCGTGCCTCGCAAGAACTTCATCTGATTGCTTGCGACTGCGCAATTCGAAGCGCAGAGAAGCTGTTTCAGCTTCCGTCAAGCGCGAAAGGAGAGCGCCGTCCAGCTGAACGTCGAGATCACGCAGGTGATAACTCTCGCCTGCGCCGACCGATTCCACGTTCCAGACGCGAGGCTTTACGAAGGGCGGCTCGGAAATCAATTGAACGGTCAACTCGCTGATCAGCGACGAGGTCTCATTGACGATCACCAATTCGTGCAACGCAGGTACTGCGTTCTGGAAGGCTGCGAGGTTTAGTTTTTTCGCAGCGCTGATCTGCAATCGAACCGTGGGAGGTGGAGCCTCTGTAACAACAGAATTTTCAGGCGTACCAGCCTCTGTCAATGGACCCGACTCCCTTGTCATGCACGTTCTCCTTTTCGCCACTATTGTGGGGTGCGGATAACGTTGTAACAAATGTTTATTGTCTACTTGCTGATCGAATGACGGGGCGATCGAGATGATCGGACGTTAGGGACCCTTTGTACGAATCAGCGCGCCTTGTACATCAGCGGTCTCGGGCCGTCTGCCGCGTTGCAAATATTCGCAATAGCTGCGGCTATCCTGAACGGTAGGCGCTAAGGATCCGCAGCCAGAGTTCTTGCGAGGCAATTGACTCCGCCAAGCCAGCTACCTGTTGATTTCCTTCTAGAAGTGACCCACTAACCCCCGTGGATTCGGTTTGCATGGAATCAACAAAATGGACAAATGATGGAACTTGCGTCCATCGACTTGGCAAAATTAATGGACAAGGAAACTGACAGAGGTGCTTGATTTCAAAGTGGAATCCAACTGTCTATTTTCAAATAATCGCGTGGCACACGGGCTTCAACCCCATGACCTACGAGGAGGCGGTGGACCGCGAGATCGAGATCGGCATCGACCTGCGCTCGGCGGGGTTTGGAGTGTGGCAGGCGTGAGCGCC
It contains:
- the fusA gene encoding elongation factor G, producing MPSRSNGLAAEMKAVRTLALVGAAAAGKTSLAEALLYKAGAIGACGSIERGSTVSDHDPLERRMLHSLNASVMHLTHAATRIHLIDTPGGPDFLGQSLPALEAVETVAVVINAATGIEPMAVRMMDYAASRHLTRMIIVNKIDAQGVSLTGLLADIQATFGRECLPLNVPDGVGRQVIDCFFNRFGRSDFGPVEAAHRALVEQVVEVDAAFVDRYLEEGDVDPSELHAPLEQALREGHLIPVCFTSSRSGAGVAELLDVIVKLLPDPTEANPPEFIVGEGAQAMPMKAKPDPTLHVLAHVFKITIDPFVGKMGIFRVHQGTVTRDSQLYIGDGRKPFKVGHLFMLQGKDHVEVSHAAPGDIVAVAKVEEIHFDAVLHDAAQDSHVHLAPLPFPVPVYGLAVEPKRHGDEQRAWEILGKLVAEDPCLRIEHVAATNETVLYGLGELHLRIVLERLREVYRFEVQTRPPRIAYRETVTAPAEGHYRHKKQSGGAGQFAEVFLRIEPLARGAGFEFSDEVRGGTIPGQFIPAVEKGVREVLACGAIAGYPVVDVRVVVYDGKHHSVDSKDIAFATAGRNAFMAAIREARPAVLEPIVQIEIAVPEHSVGDVTSDLSLRRGLVTGTSGLGAGTVAIGGQVPEAELADYQSRLNAMTSGQGRYTIALSHYEIRREASCHVDRLVPRDYGTRRPHQIGLFCQTDRAPKNITSPLKVFRSAPVSEVERDGRSSSDRTSTHAQLLFLVPVVRELEQVAGVSLPGRRDGLVDGVGVTQ
- a CDS encoding DUF3320 domain-containing protein, whose product is MTRESGPLTEAGTPENSVVTEAPPPTVRLQISAAKKLNLAAFQNAVPALHELVIVNETSSLISELTVQLISEPPFVKPRVWNVESVGAGESYHLRDLDVQLDGALLSRLTEAETASLRFELRSRKQSDEVLARHESAVELLARNQWGGIGHLPEMVAAFVQPNDQAIDRLLKGAALALQTGGKSGSIDGYTHGSKRAWELASGIWAAVLQRKLNYALPPASFEHTGQKVRSPSQVLDGGLATCLDLALMFAACLEQAHLNPLLIFTHGHAFVGVWLRDEEFSTSVVDDITAVRKRLKLQEMLVFETTLAAQSQAVSFSQAIANANRQLSEDEEDKFELVIDVKRARMSRIKPLAQGHAVAEAVPVEVEPEGTIGIEDAPDLPEDAITDTPTSELDPKDRLARWQRKLLDLSLRNTLLNFKQGKKALLLDVAAPELEDTLADGQTIKLLPSPALMQGQDPRSQQLHEARSLEDLRKAHAKDALKHREVFIRLEDQELEGRLVELYRGARNAMQEGGSNTLFIALGFLVWTRPDKPDARVKAPLILLPITLNRKSARSGFTLQEHEDEALFNPTLVEMLRQDFQLELGIAAGDLPRDESGLDIAGIWKRVRSAIKDIRGWEVSEDVVLSMFSFAKYLMWKDLSDRTDDLRKSPVVAHLIDSPREPYPSATPFPETRRLDTDYPPQQVFSPLPADSSQLSAVMAAARGKDFVLIGPPGTGKSQTIANLIAQCLAENKRVLFVAEKIAALDVVFRRLREVGLGEFCLELHSNKSRKLDVLSQLQKSWESKGEVDAATWEAKARQLGQVREQLSTYVERLHHRHRNGWTIFKAIGCVVGGDALPDLRFSWASPRAHDEAALTELRNLAGRLQANAAAVNPDQLLTGPLVPVHGTEWSAKWQQEMVRSAQTLQTSSRDFQAAALNLGQLLGMEWPTLHRQTRSALGVLAKALPQASSQDWSFFALPDSETICAALKNGNDLLGQHREISSKMSAPWPVELQTRLSHALDLLDKHRNLHAELAAPWPPAVSDEIERGVQLIEEMNQLRTGLSVKYGSGVGQLNVSQLQRDWAKAEKALWPMSWLGKRKVRSALEGVIDGTGEPRVADDLSALVRIKGLREEVQQLNPGAAAEGLWSGIKTRVDHARSALKANIALHAARMHKPFKLEGLDAASEGYCGERWTREVQRLKALLDLDHRLTECAPLSESSHGLWQGHNTDSAVLRSALAFERERSILLQRGMLQTPHQEVGDGRCGTALQQQHEQLQRRSAVEARLLSMTGLATECPGVWNALDTDSDGIERALKFHASLKAGLSGLGLASSAVAEARRSLYQVLATRRAELGDSGVIGQACHGIMAKLADLNSATEQFCNNAAQPDTVRRSFADLEPVVLAEMAEQLESHHQGLHAWCAWRHAQVDARNAGLPALVGAIEAGDVTSAQVPAAFEVNYARWWLAEAVDEDSVLKRFVSAEHELRIQEFRALDDEFTKVSREWIRAKLCANLPATDSIQRNSEWGILRHEITKKKQHKPLRQLLQEIPSVVLRLTPCLLMSPLSIAQYLSAEASNFDLVVFDEASQIPVWDAIGAMARGKQVVMVGDPKQLPPTNFFGRSEGTDGDDDVVEGDLESILDECLGASLPTRNLSWHYRSRHESLIAFSNHRYYGGGLVTFPSPVTDDRAVSFHLVKGRYEKGGARINQPEAQALVADLVGRLKRPGFRESGLTIGVVTFNSEQQGLIEDLLDDERRKDPGLEPYFSEMELEPVFVKNLESVQGDERDIMYFSITYGPDMAGTVSMNFGPLNRDGGERRLNVAVTRARHELRVFSSLRGEQMDLSRTKANGVRDLKHFLEFAELGPRALAEAHHGSQGDFDSPFEAGVATALGRKGWQVHTQIGASSFRVDLGVVHPDFPGRYLAGVECDGATYHRSATARDRDKLREQVLRGLGWEIVRIWSTDWWVNPGGTLERVHAALTELLEKDRGQRANEVIERPDEPLTEPSGPDVTPSLDVINEVEAAIARAASGLRLPPVSAPLETTAQTEVVYARAASPLSVAKNKAPDDQTDPRFQASQPSDAVSANTISADLFYEPSYDAVLQEMVEWIVTREGPVLDTVLARRIARAHGFQRTGSRIQERIEKVARQIFKATEETGGTFYWPREIEPCQEIPFRRPTDDDSARSVEEICTAELLSLARWVLHRGLSEQESVVAMARELGMQRIREASRIRIENALLMGRELK